Genomic DNA from Prevotella intermedia ATCC 25611 = DSM 20706:
AGTCTTGGCAGAATGCGTTACGCCATTTTAAATCTCAGAAAGATGGTGCGCGAGAACGATGTTCTTTTGCAGTTAGCGTATTAGTTCCCTTAAACTTTTGATGGTTTCGGTTGGGTTGGGAGATTTGAATACATAGCTTCCACTCACCAACATATCAGCCCCAGCCTTTACAAGTCGTGGTGCAGTTTCACCTTGAACACCGCCGTCCACTTCAATAATTGCGTGGCTGCCCGTTTCGTCAATAAGTTTACGAAGGCGTTCCACCTTCTTAATAGCATTTTCGATGAACACCTGACCGCCGAAACCTGGGTTTACGCTCATAATAAGTACAAGGTCTACTTCTACGATAATATCTTCGAGAACCGAAACAGGTGTTGCAGGGTTGATGACAACACCAGCTTTCATACCCGCTTGCTTTATCTGTTGAATGGTTCTGTGCAAG
This window encodes:
- the rpe gene encoding ribulose-phosphate 3-epimerase, translating into MKTLVSPSLLSADFLHLDKDIEMINKSEADYIHMDIMDGVFVPNISFGFPILKAVGKACKKPMDVHYMIVHPENYIQQTADAGAAIMSVHYETCLHLHRTIQQIKQAGMKAGVVINPATPVSVLEDIIVEVDLVLIMSVNPGFGGQVFIENAIKKVERLRKLIDETGSHAIIEVDGGVQGETAPRLVKAGADMLVSGSYVFKSPNPTETIKSLRELIR